The Triticum aestivum cultivar Chinese Spring chromosome 3A, IWGSC CS RefSeq v2.1, whole genome shotgun sequence genome includes a region encoding these proteins:
- the LOC123058370 gene encoding adenylate-forming reductase 06235-like — MDEQGPAAKPMGMAIKFSSCRGVAFEIKPSPASPFALDTAASPSDSPPAESGGGRWVWFPQPFNRNYSTTSFLTARSRASTHFCDLDDISDGDTDDESVATDEEMSLTAADVSRVQSRRSNAPAKPVRAAAGHSRLGVILLDQGLFTVYKRLFMLCIALNAAGLAAAATGRFPYAKRHAAVFAIGNILALTLCRSEAVLRGVFWLTVALLGRPWVPVAVKTGVTAILQSLGGVHSGCGMSSLAWLVYALVQALELRGVTPPEIVSVASAILGLVALSCLAAFPLVRHLHHNVFERTHRFAGWSALALLWAFVMLTAGYNPAIRSYHRLTVASLAKRQELWLTAAITFFTFLPWLTVRRVPVTVTAPSTRASIITFQGGVKAGLLGRISRSPLSEWHAFGIISDDRDTHAMLAGAVGDFTRGLVSDPPSHLWVRTVHFAGLPYLISMYQRVTMVATGSGICVFLSFLMQPSWAEVSLVWVAKDIDANYGDGIRAMVTSNENLGERVIVHDTMTMGRPDVSELAVGAARQWNAEAVVVTSNPEGSRDVVRRCKKAGIPAFGPIWDS; from the coding sequence ATGGACGAACAAGGCCCCGCAGCAAAGCCCATGGGCATGGCCATCAAGTTCTCTAGCTGCCGTGGCGTCGCCTTCGAGATCAAGCCCTCGCCGGCAAGCCCCTTTGCTCTAGACACTGCCGCTAGTCCTTCCGACTCGCCGCCCGCCGAATCCGGCGGCGGCCGATGGGTGTGGTTCCCTCAGCCTTTCAACCGTAATTACTCCACCACGAGCTTTCTCACGGCGCGCAGCCGTGCGAGCACCCACTTCTGCGACCTCGACGACATCAGCGATGGCGACACGGACGATGAGTCTGTCGCTACGGACGAGGAGATGTCCCTCACCGCCGCTGACGTTTCTCGCGTGCAGAGCAGGAGATCCAACGCGCCGGCTAAGCCTGTGAGGGCGGCGGCTGGGCACTCCAGGCTCGGCGTCATACTGCTCGACCAAGGCTTGTTCACCGTTTACAAGCGACTCTTCATGCTCTGCATCGCGCTGAATGCGGCGGGGCTCGCTGCCGCGGCAACCGGCCGCTTCCCTTACGCCAAGCGCCACGCCGCCGTCTTCGCCATCGGGAATATACTGGCGCTCACGCTGTGCCGCTCCGAGGCGGTGCTCCGGGGAGTCTTCTGGCTCACCGTCGCGCTCCTCGGCCGGCCATGGGTGCCGGTCGCCGTAAAGACCGGCGTTACGGCTATCCTCCAGTCCCTCGGCGGTGTCCACAGCGGCTGCGGCATGTCCTCGCTGGCGTGGCTGGTATACGCGCTCGTGCAGGCGCTCGAGCTCCGCGGCGTGACGCCACCCGAGATCGTGAGCGTCGCGTCCGCAATACTCGGCCTGGTTGCACTCTCGTGCCTCGCGGCATTTCCGCTCGTGCGCCACCTCCATCACAACGTGTTCGAGCGTACGCACCGATTCGCTGGCTGGAGCGCGCTCGCACTGCTCTGGGCTTTCGTCATGCTCACTGCTGGCTACAACCCGGCAATCAGATCTTACCACAGGCTGACCGTCGCCTCCCTGGCTAAGCGCCAAGAGCTATGGCTGACGGCCGCCATCACCTTCTTCACCTTCCTCCCGTGGCTCACCGTGCGCCGCGTGCCGGTCACGGTCACCGCGCCGTCTACCCGCGCGTCCATCATAACCTTCCAAGGCGGCGTCAAGGCCGGCCTGCTCGGTCGCATCAGCCGCTCGCCGCTCTCCGAGTGGCACGCCTTCGGCATCATCTCCGACGACAGGGACACTCACGCCATGCTCGCTGGCGCAGTGGGAGACTTCACCCGGGGCctcgtctccgacccgcccagccACCTTTGGGTACGTACAGTCCACTTCGCCGGGCTGCCCTACCTCATCAGCATGTACCAGAGAGTCACCATGGTCGCGACCGGCTCCGGCATATGCGTGTTCCTGTCGTTCCTTATGCAACCAAGTTGGGCGGAGGTATCTCTGGTCTGGGTGGCCAAGGACATCGACGCCAACTACGGCGACGGGATAAGAGCCATGGTGACGAGCAACGAGAACCTTGGAGAGCGTGTGATCGTGCACGACACGATGACCATGGGGCGTCCGGATGTCTCGGAGCTGGCCGTTGGCGCGGCACGACAGTGGAacgcggaggcggtggtggtgacGAGCAACCCGGAGGGGAGCAGGGACGTCGTGAGGAGATGCAAGAAGGCCGGCATCCCGGCGTTTGGTCCTATCTGGGACTcttga